One genomic segment of Candidatus Methylomirabilota bacterium includes these proteins:
- a CDS encoding aminotransferase class IV: MNQLGRINRTLLYGEGLFETLRVYAGRKVPLLEAHCRRMALGAEFFGFPFSSTDFAEAVDGELKGIPNEADARLRITLEVWGAEGPEETKFVTQSSPVKLTDPSYQGGVRLVSAPFSRFSTSPLLVFKTTNYFENSYARRWAGRQGFYDALFFNERGEATETTTANLFLVRGHCLITPPVSAGLLPGIVRQHLLGSAQHSGLALEERPVTTADLEKAEEVLLSNAVVEVLPVKEIAGLFTGRTTFEWAGALRAAYREAIFGQAKD, from the coding sequence ATGAACCAACTGGGGCGGATTAATCGTACGTTGCTGTACGGCGAGGGACTCTTTGAGACGCTCCGGGTGTATGCAGGCCGCAAGGTCCCTCTCCTTGAGGCCCACTGTCGACGGATGGCACTCGGGGCAGAATTTTTTGGGTTTCCTTTTTCATCGACGGACTTTGCAGAGGCTGTCGATGGGGAACTCAAGGGGATTCCGAATGAGGCTGACGCTCGGCTCCGGATCACCTTGGAGGTCTGGGGAGCGGAGGGCCCTGAAGAAACCAAGTTTGTCACCCAGTCCTCTCCCGTGAAGCTGACGGACCCTAGCTATCAGGGAGGCGTGCGCCTCGTATCTGCTCCCTTCTCGCGCTTCTCCACCTCTCCCCTGCTGGTCTTCAAGACGACCAATTATTTTGAGAACAGTTATGCTCGCCGGTGGGCGGGACGCCAGGGGTTTTACGATGCCTTGTTTTTCAATGAGCGCGGCGAGGCCACCGAGACGACGACCGCAAATCTCTTCCTGGTCCGGGGGCACTGCCTGATTACACCCCCGGTGTCCGCGGGTCTTCTGCCAGGGATCGTGCGCCAGCACCTCCTGGGAAGTGCCCAGCACAGCGGTCTGGCGTTAGAGGAACGGCCCGTCACGACCGCGGATCTTGAGAAGGCAGAGGAGGTATTGCTCTCTAATGCGGTCGTGGAGGTTCTGCCGGTCAAGGAGATTGCCGGCCTTTTCACAGGGCGCACCACCTTTGAGTGGGCGGGTGCCTTGCGGGCCGCCTATCGAGAGGCCATTTTCGGCCAAGCGAAAGATTGA
- the bioD gene encoding dethiobiotin synthase has translation MAKGLFITGTDTGVGKTFVAGALATLLRARGIDVGVMKPAETGCIRRDGQLHPQDALYLRDKAESVDPLDEICPYPLEMPAAPSVAADAAGIAIDLDWIVDRFHRLARHHQLTLVEGAGGLLVPLTDTDDYTHLIQKLQIPTLLVARASLGTINHTLLTSRWAGHLKLSILGVVLNSPTGPPSPSEEANLQALAKRLTTPLLGCIPHLPGPTLDLSLMENSIRMDRLLELLELG, from the coding sequence ATGGCCAAGGGCCTTTTCATCACCGGCACAGACACGGGCGTAGGAAAGACCTTCGTCGCAGGGGCCTTGGCAACCCTGCTTCGAGCCCGTGGGATTGATGTGGGCGTGATGAAGCCGGCCGAGACCGGCTGCATCAGGCGGGATGGGCAGCTTCACCCTCAGGATGCGCTTTATCTCAGGGATAAGGCAGAAAGCGTTGATCCACTGGACGAGATTTGTCCGTATCCTCTAGAGATGCCAGCCGCACCATCGGTTGCGGCGGACGCGGCAGGGATCGCCATCGACCTTGACTGGATCGTTGATCGGTTCCATCGTCTGGCCAGGCACCACCAACTAACCCTGGTCGAGGGGGCGGGGGGCCTGCTTGTCCCGCTCACCGATACGGACGATTACACCCACCTCATCCAAAAGCTGCAGATCCCAACACTCCTGGTGGCGCGGGCCTCCCTCGGGACCATCAATCACACATTACTCACGTCGCGCTGGGCCGGACACCTGAAGCTTTCCATCCTCGGAGTTGTTCTGAATAGTCCAACGGGTCCGCCGAGTCCTTCGGAGGAAGCAAACCTCCAGGCGCTCGCCAAGCGGCTCACCACTCCCCTCCTCGGTTGTATCCCCCATCTCCCAGGCCCGACTTTAGATCTCTCCCTCATGGAGAATTCGATCAGAATGGACCGGCTCCTGGAGCTTTTGGAGCTGGGTTGA